GAGCGCAGGTCACTGCCCTGGAGAAAAAGGGGGTCGGGACAGGGCTGAATATGCTCAGAAGAATGTTCCTGAACCCCGAATTCAAGTATTACAAGATCGCAAAGATGTCAGGAGCCCTTGTGACGAGCCTGGAACCCGGCATGGTAAATTATGAGATCACTGACAGAAAGACAAAGGAAGTAAGCCGGGGAACACTAAAATGTGACGCGGCAGTGATCTGTACCGGAATCACAGCGCGTCCGTGCGGGAAACTGAAGGAAACGTGTGAGGCAGCCGGCATTCCGGTACAGGTGATAGGAGACGCTCTGGCCGCCAGAGACGCAAGAACAGCTTCCCGGGAAGGATATGAGGCGGGTATGGCGCTGCAGTGACAGAAGCAATGTAAAAAACAACAATTGAACAGAAAGGAAGAAAATCATGAGTATTGAAGAAAGATTAGAAGCATTGGAAAAAGAGATCCAGAAGATGAAAGATATTGAAGAGATAAAAAAATTGAAAGGCCAGTATTTCCGGTGCCTTGACGGCAAGTTCTGGGATGAACTGGAGACTACACTCTCCCCGAACATTGTAACTTCCTACTCCAACGGCAAGCTTGTGTTCCACGGTCCAAAGGAAGTCACAGACTATTTTAAGAAGGCGATGCCGAGGGAAGAAATAAGCATGCACATGGGACACACTCCGGAGATCACGATCGACAGTGAGACTACGGCGACAGGCAGATGGTATCTGGAGGATAAACTGATCTTTACAGAAGAAAGCAAGTATGCCGGTTCAGGCGTGAACGGCGGCGCATTTTACACAGATAAGTATGAGAAGGTGGACGGCAAATGGTATATTCTTGAGACCGGGTATCTTCGTGTTTACGAGGAACATTTTATGCGCGACCCGAAGATCAAGATCACGATGAACATGCACAAAACAAAATAATAAAAGAAAAAGGAGAAAGATAAATATGGCTGGTTTAAAAGATTTTCCAAGTTTCGGAGCCCTTGCAGGCTTGAAGATCCTCGACAGCGGGTCGAATATAGCCGGACCTCTCGGGGGAGGACTTCTTTCCGAATGCGGCGCAACTGTCATCCACTTTGAGGGGCCAAAAAAGCCGGATAATCAGCGGGGGTGGTACGGCTATCCCCAGAACCACCGGAATCAGCTTTCCATGGTGGCCGACATCAAAACAGAGGAAGGCCGCGAGATATTCATGAAGCTCATCAAGTGGGCAGATATATGGGTGGAATCCTCCAAAGGCGGACAATATGACAGGCTTGGGCTTTCCGATGAAGAGATCTTTAAGGTGAATCCGAAGATCGCCATCGTGCACGTGTCAGGATACGGACAGACAGGAGACCCAAGTTACGTCACACGCGCTTCCTACGACGCGGTAGGGCAGGCTTTCAGCGGATACATGTCACTGAACGGAACGACGGAGGCGCTGAAGACGAATCCGTATTTGAGCGATTTTGTGTGCGGACTGACTACATGCTGGGCTATGCTGGCGTGTTATGTGAGCACAGTCCTGACCGGGAAGGGAGAATCTGTGGATATTGCCCAGTATGAGGCGCTTGCCCGTATTATGGACGGACGTGTGATGCAGTTTGCGACAGATGGAGTGAAAGTGCCGAGAACGGGCAACAAAGACGGGCAGGCAGCGCTGTTCAGTTTCTATACCTGTAAGGACGGCAGGACCATATTCATCGGCATGACAGGAGCGGAAGTGTGTAAGCGGGGATTCCCGATCATCGGACTGCCGCAGCCGGGCTCAGGAGACCCGGATTTTCCGGAAGGGTTTACAGGATGGCTCATTGATTCCCCGGTAGGGCGGCGTATGGAAGCGGCTATGGAGAAATATGTCTCGGAACATACGATGGAGGAAGTAGAGGCTGTCATGCAGGAAAACCAGATCCCATGCCAGAGAGTATACGAGCTTGAGGACTGCATCAGCGACCCGCACTGGATTGCGAGAGAGACGATCACAGAGTGGGATGACCCGATGCTCGGGCATGTTACCGGCCTGGGGCTTATCAATAAATTCAAAAATAATCCTTCTAAAATCTGGCGGGGTGCCCCGCTGTTTGGTATGGATAACAGAGATATACTCAGAGACCTTGGATATACAGACGAAGAGATCGACGGTCTGTACGAAAAAGGTATCACAAATGAATTTGACAGGGAGACTACGATAAAGCGTTACCGCCTCAAGGAAGTGATTCCTCACATGAAAGATGAATAGGAGCGCGCCTCTGCGGTACTGCATACTGGTTTTTAAGCTAAAGGAGAGAGATTATGAATACTGCGATCAGATCGAACTATAAGAAAGGTTTTGTTCCATTTGGCATTGCCGCCCTTCTTGTCAGCCTCATCGGGGGATTTACGGCTGTCCTCGGACCGGCATTTGTGGCGGATATTGGAATTGATTACAGCAATACGACATGGATTTCCCTGGCTCTGGCAATGTCTACCGCAGCCTGCGCGCCTATTTTAGGAAAACTGGGCGACATTCTCGGACGGCGCACGACGCTGCTTCTGGGGATCCTCGTATTTACGGCGGGAAACGCGTTGACCGCGGTTGCCACTTCACTTGCTTTTATGCTGGCGGCCCGGTTCATAGTAGGTATCGGAACGGCCGCCATATCTCCGGTCGTCATGGCCTACATTGTCACGGAATATCCTCCGGAGGAGACGGGAAAAGGATTTGCGGTCTATATGCTTATCTCAAGCGGCGCTGTAGTTATCGGTCCTACGTGCGGCGGCCTGATCATGAATGCCGCAGGCTGGCGGGCAATGATGTGGGTATGTGTGGCGTTGTGCGCGGCCGTATTCCTGATCTGTATGTTTACGATCAAAAAGACGGCCTTCCAGAAAAAGAAAATGACAGATTTTGACCGTGCAGGCTCTGTGCTCGTACTTATTTTCTTCAGCCTGTTCCTGTGCATCCCGTCATTTGGACAGAACATCGGCTGGAGCTCCGTACAGTTTATCGCTGTTGCGTCTGTTGCTGCCGTGTCTTTGATCTGTCTTGTGTTTGTGGAGCGAAAAGCAGGCAGCCCTGTATTCAACGGACAGTTTATGGCGCGTAAAGCTTTTATCCTGCCGGTCATCATACTTTTCCTGACCCAGGGGCTCATGCAGGCGAACATGACAAATGTGATCGTATTTGTACGTTATACACAGCCGGATAATGTGATCATATCCAGCTTTGCAATCTCTATCATGTATATCGGCATGTCACTCGGTTCTGTGATCATAGGTCCGATGGCAGACAAGAAGGAACCCCGGACAGTGCTTACGTTTTCTCTGCTTCTGACAGGTGTCGGCTGTGGTATCATGTACTTCTTTACCGCAGAGTCCTCCGTCGCCATTTTTGCGGCGGCGCTTGGAATCCTCGGCGTCGGACTTGGCGGAAACGCAACGATCTTTATGAAAGTGGCGTTGTCCGGTCTCTCCAGTGAAGTGGCCGGTTCGGGAACAGGAACGTACGGATTATTCCGTGATATATCGGCGCCCTTTGGTGTCGCGGTTTTTGTTCCGCTGTTCACGAACGGTGTCACGAGCCGTATGACAGAAGCGGTGGCGGGAGGAGCGAGCGAGGGGGCTGCCACTTTGCTGGCGGCAGTGTCGTCCATCAAAACACTGACCGTCATCGAGCTTGGCTGTATCGTTGCCGGCATTGCCGCGGTCAGGATGCTGCCGAGAATACATGAGAACAATTAAAGAAAAGAGGTATGTTTTAATGGACATGAAAGATTCCAAATTATTTTCCCCGCTGAAAGTCGGATCCCTGACACTTAAGAACCGGGTCGGCATGGCTCCCATGAGTATGGACTATGAGGCGGAAGACGGGACAGTGCCAAAACGGCTGGCGGACATATTTGTCCGCCGGGCCGAAGGAGGGACGGGATATGTAGTCATAGACGCTGTTACGGTTGACCATAATTACCAGTACATTGGCAATACGACATGTCTTGATTCAGATGATCTTGTGCCGCAGTTTAAAGTGTTTGCCGACAGGGTCAGCGCCGCGGGCAGCACGCTCATTCCACAGATCATTCATCCGGGCCCGGAGTCCATCTGCGGATTTCGCAAGATACCGCCCCTTGGCCCGTCCGTGAATACGAATGCCAACTGTCATGTTAGCCGCTCTGTAAGCATTGAAGAGATACATACGATAATCCGGCAGTTCGGCGCGGCGGCGCGGCGTGTCCAGGAAGCAGGATGCGGAGGCATCTCCCTGCACTGTGCTCATGCGTATATGCTGCCGGGCGCTTTCCTTTCTCCGCTTCGCAACAAACGTATGGATGAGTACGGCGGCTGCCTCGACAACCGGGCGCGTTTTATCCTGGAAGTGATTGAAGAAGTGAGAAAAAATGTCAGCGCGGATTTTCCTGTATTTCTGCGGATCTCCGGAGACGAGAGAGCGGAGGGAGGCAATTCCCTGGAGGATATGCTTTATCTGGCCCCTAAGTTTGAAGCGGCAGGGGTGGATCTGCTGGAGGTGTCCGGAGGGACCCAGTATGAAGGGCTTGAGTATATTATCCCGAGTCAGGGCAAGCGCATCGGCATGAACATCTATGAAGCGGCTGAAATAAAGAAGGTGGTGGGCATACCGGTCTATGCGGTCGGTAAGATCAACGATATCAGGTATGCGGCCGATATTGTGGAGAGAGGGATCGTGGACGGTGTGGCAGTCGGCAGGCCGCTGCTTGCGGACCCGGATCTCTGTAAGAAGGCCAAAGAGAACCGCTTTGATGATATCACCCCCTGCGGCAGCTGCGGGGGAAGCTGTATTACAAGAACAGCTCAGAGTCCGCAGTGCCGGTGCCACATCAATCCTCTTGTAGGACGGGAATATGATTTCCCGGCTGTGCCTGCACAGAGATCTAAGAAAACGCTCGTGATCGGCGCGGGTCCCGGAGGAATGTACGCAGCCGTCACGGCGGCGGAACGGGGACATGATGTCACGGTCTGGGAGGCGGAGGATCAAATCGGGGGCCAGCTTAACCTGGCGGTCGTATCACCCGGCAAACAGGAGATGACAAAATGGCTCGTTCATCTGAATCACAGAGCCAAAAAGGCCGGAGTTACATTTGAATTTGGAAAAGAGGCGACCGCGGAGGCAGTCAGGGAATTTGCCCCGGAGGCTGTCATTGTGGCGACCGGCGCCAGGCCGCTCGTGCCTCCCATCAAGGGGACGAAGGAATATCCGGTGCTAACTGCCCACGATTTTCTGCGCGGCAGGTTTGTCATTCCAAAAGGACGCGTCTGTGTTCTTGGCGGCGGCGCCGTGGCATGTGAGACTGCGGAGACGATCCTTGCGAATGCACGTCCGACTGCGTTTACGAGAGGCTATGACGCCAGCATTGGGGATGTGGAAGTAACGCTCGTGGAGATGCTGCCGCAGCTGCTGACCGGCGTGTGTGAGCCTAACCGTGCGCCTATGCTCCGCAGTCTGAAAAAGAGCGGTGTTCACATAAAGGTGAATACAAAGATTCTTGAAGTCACGGATCATGACGTAAAAGTACAGCAAGGAGACGGGACGGAAGAATGGCTGAGAGGCTTTGACTATATTCTCTTTGGCCTCGGTTCCAGAAATTATGATCCGCTCTCGGAAACACTGAAAGAGTTCGTTCCCGAGGTGCATGTCATTGGAGACGCCGTCAGGGCACGCCAGGCAAGCTTTGCCATGTGGGAAGGATTTGAAGCTGCCTACAGTCTGTAGAGATCCGGCAGTACGGCAGTTTGTATGAGGAGGGTTACATGTCTGTAAAAATAATATCAAAAGACGAGAAAGACCGGGAACTGATAATGGAGACTGTCCGGAATGCACGGAATCAGGATTATACGCCTGAGATGCTGTGTGAGCTCCAGAAGGTCATAGAGACAAAATATTATTACTGGTGGCTTATGGATATGAAAGGGGAGGAGTATGCCCCAGATCTGTTCGGCAGAAACTTTCACTATTTTTGCAACGGCCATCTTGTGACCGATGACGGGGCATACCAGGCGCTGACATCCAAATGGGTCAACTCTGCCATGGTCACGATGCATATGGGGCATCAGCCCCTCGTCTGGCTTATGGATGAGAACAACGCCCGCGGCGTGTTCCAGTATGAGGACCACCATGTATATAAAGAAGATGATTCGGTGGTGGAGACATGGATGGTCTACTGTGATGATTTTGAGAAGGACAGCGGCGGTACGTGGCATATCACTAGAATGCGCATGTATCAGAAACAGGCGGACGGCCGGTACCGCGATCCGTTTCCTCCGAAAGACTGGGTGCCGGAAGGATGGAAAGAGTCCTAAGGGCGGATGCCTTCCACAGTGATACATTTGATGCCAAGTATACTCTTTAGACCGAGGGTGACGGTATCATCATAACTTAATGCAGGGGTAAGCACAAGGATCTCTCCGGACTCACCGGGAATCCTTCGGCTTACTCTTTTTTTGCCTGTGAGCCGCT
This is a stretch of genomic DNA from [Clostridium] hylemonae DSM 15053. It encodes these proteins:
- the baiE gene encoding bile acid 7alpha-dehydratase translates to MSIEERLEALEKEIQKMKDIEEIKKLKGQYFRCLDGKFWDELETTLSPNIVTSYSNGKLVFHGPKEVTDYFKKAMPREEISMHMGHTPEITIDSETTATGRWYLEDKLIFTEESKYAGSGVNGGAFYTDKYEKVDGKWYILETGYLRVYEEHFMRDPKIKITMNMHKTK
- the baiF gene encoding bile acid CoA-transferase BaiF, producing the protein MAGLKDFPSFGALAGLKILDSGSNIAGPLGGGLLSECGATVIHFEGPKKPDNQRGWYGYPQNHRNQLSMVADIKTEEGREIFMKLIKWADIWVESSKGGQYDRLGLSDEEIFKVNPKIAIVHVSGYGQTGDPSYVTRASYDAVGQAFSGYMSLNGTTEALKTNPYLSDFVCGLTTCWAMLACYVSTVLTGKGESVDIAQYEALARIMDGRVMQFATDGVKVPRTGNKDGQAALFSFYTCKDGRTIFIGMTGAEVCKRGFPIIGLPQPGSGDPDFPEGFTGWLIDSPVGRRMEAAMEKYVSEHTMEEVEAVMQENQIPCQRVYELEDCISDPHWIARETITEWDDPMLGHVTGLGLINKFKNNPSKIWRGAPLFGMDNRDILRDLGYTDEEIDGLYEKGITNEFDRETTIKRYRLKEVIPHMKDE
- a CDS encoding MFS transporter, which gives rise to MNTAIRSNYKKGFVPFGIAALLVSLIGGFTAVLGPAFVADIGIDYSNTTWISLALAMSTAACAPILGKLGDILGRRTTLLLGILVFTAGNALTAVATSLAFMLAARFIVGIGTAAISPVVMAYIVTEYPPEETGKGFAVYMLISSGAVVIGPTCGGLIMNAAGWRAMMWVCVALCAAVFLICMFTIKKTAFQKKKMTDFDRAGSVLVLIFFSLFLCIPSFGQNIGWSSVQFIAVASVAAVSLICLVFVERKAGSPVFNGQFMARKAFILPVIILFLTQGLMQANMTNVIVFVRYTQPDNVIISSFAISIMYIGMSLGSVIIGPMADKKEPRTVLTFSLLLTGVGCGIMYFFTAESSVAIFAAALGILGVGLGGNATIFMKVALSGLSSEVAGSGTGTYGLFRDISAPFGVAVFVPLFTNGVTSRMTEAVAGGASEGAATLLAAVSSIKTLTVIELGCIVAGIAAVRMLPRIHENN
- a CDS encoding NAD(P)/FAD-dependent oxidoreductase; translated protein: MDMKDSKLFSPLKVGSLTLKNRVGMAPMSMDYEAEDGTVPKRLADIFVRRAEGGTGYVVIDAVTVDHNYQYIGNTTCLDSDDLVPQFKVFADRVSAAGSTLIPQIIHPGPESICGFRKIPPLGPSVNTNANCHVSRSVSIEEIHTIIRQFGAAARRVQEAGCGGISLHCAHAYMLPGAFLSPLRNKRMDEYGGCLDNRARFILEVIEEVRKNVSADFPVFLRISGDERAEGGNSLEDMLYLAPKFEAAGVDLLEVSGGTQYEGLEYIIPSQGKRIGMNIYEAAEIKKVVGIPVYAVGKINDIRYAADIVERGIVDGVAVGRPLLADPDLCKKAKENRFDDITPCGSCGGSCITRTAQSPQCRCHINPLVGREYDFPAVPAQRSKKTLVIGAGPGGMYAAVTAAERGHDVTVWEAEDQIGGQLNLAVVSPGKQEMTKWLVHLNHRAKKAGVTFEFGKEATAEAVREFAPEAVIVATGARPLVPPIKGTKEYPVLTAHDFLRGRFVIPKGRVCVLGGGAVACETAETILANARPTAFTRGYDASIGDVEVTLVEMLPQLLTGVCEPNRAPMLRSLKKSGVHIKVNTKILEVTDHDVKVQQGDGTEEWLRGFDYILFGLGSRNYDPLSETLKEFVPEVHVIGDAVRARQASFAMWEGFEAAYSL
- a CDS encoding nuclear transport factor 2 family protein — its product is MSVKIISKDEKDRELIMETVRNARNQDYTPEMLCELQKVIETKYYYWWLMDMKGEEYAPDLFGRNFHYFCNGHLVTDDGAYQALTSKWVNSAMVTMHMGHQPLVWLMDENNARGVFQYEDHHVYKEDDSVVETWMVYCDDFEKDSGGTWHITRMRMYQKQADGRYRDPFPPKDWVPEGWKES